Proteins from one Bos taurus isolate L1 Dominette 01449 registration number 42190680 breed Hereford chromosome 7, ARS-UCD2.0, whole genome shotgun sequence genomic window:
- the OR2V2 gene encoding olfactory receptor family 2 subfamily V member 2, whose translation MEIWLNQSSTDDFVLLGIFSHSSTDLVLFSAVMMVFIVALCGNILLIFLIFMDPQLHTPMYFFLSQLSFMDLMLVCTNVPKMAANFLSGRKSISFVGCGMQIGLFVCLVGSEGLLLGLMAYDRYVAISHPLHYPILMSQRVCLQIVGSSWVFGITDGLIQMVVVMTFPYCGLREVDHFFCEMLSLLKLACIDTSIFENVIFACCVFMLFLPFSIIVASYARILRTVLHMHSAQAVRKALATCSSHLTAVFLFYGAAMFIYLRPKRYRAPSHDKVVSVFYTVLTPMLNPLIYSLRNREVMGALRKGLDHCRIVNQH comes from the coding sequence ATGGAGATATGGTTGAATCAATCATCCACAGATGACTTTGTCCTCTTGGGCATCTTTTCCCACAGTTCCACTGACCTTGTTCTTTTCTCAGCAGTCATGATGGTCTTCATAGTGGCCCTCTGTGGGAATATCCTCCTCATCTTCCTCATCTTCATGGATCCTCAACTTCATacacccatgtacttcttccttagTCAGCTCTCCTTCATGGATCTCATGTTGGTTTGTACCAATGTGCCCAAGATGGCGGCCAACTTCCTGTCTGGTAGGAAGTCCATCTCCTTTGTGGGTTGTGGCATGCAAATTGGCCTTTTTGTCTGTCTTGTGGGTTCTGAAGGGCTCTTGCTAGGACTCATGGCTTATGATCGGTATGTGGCCATTAGCCACCCACTTCACTATCCCATCCTCATGAGTCAAAGGGTCTGTCTCCAAATTGTTGGGAGCTCTTGGGTCTTTGGGATAACAGATGGTTTGATCCAGATGGTGGTGGTAATGACATTTCCATACTGTGGCTTGAGGGAGGTGGACCACTTCTTTTGTGAGATGTTATCCTTGTTAAAGCTGGCCTGTATAGACACATCCATTTTTGAGAATGTGATATTTGCTTGCTGTGTCTTCATgctgtttcttcctttctccatcaTTGTGGCCTCCTATGCTCGTATCCTGAGAACTGTGCTCCACATGCATTCTGCTCAGGCTGTCAGAAAGGCTCTTGCCACATGTTCCTCCCACCTGACAGCTGTGTTCCTCTTCTATGGGGCAGCCATGTTCATCTACCTGAGACCTAAGCGCTACCGGGCCCCAAGCCATGACAAGGTGGTCTCTGTCTTCTACACAGTCCTTACTCCTATGCTGAACCCCCTCATTTATAGCTTAAGAAATCGGGAGGTGATGGGAGCCCTGAGAAAAGGGCTGGACCATTGCAGGATTGTCAACCAGCACTGA